One Glycine max cultivar Williams 82 chromosome 8, Glycine_max_v4.0, whole genome shotgun sequence genomic window, TCTAATCTGTTTGCATATTAGTCATAGAAACTAACCTAAAACAACTAACAACCATAAGCAGGGAATTAAAATAAGCCAAGAATACAGTTCTATCGTATAACAATTTCTGGGGGTTGAACATTGTCATATGTCATGAATCAACAACCAAAAGATTGAGTTATTATTAGTGAAGGAACATGACTGATTTTATATTACTTCTAGCACCATAAGATCACTGCCTAGTTTTACCAACAAACACTTTTAATGTGTTTAATTAGAAACTGCTTGAAAGTGTAAGGATATAATTTAAGTCAAAAGTGCTACTCTATTTGAAACCTATTTTGTTAATACTCTACAAGACAATAGAAAGATCACAATCTCAACAAGTGTGGCTGAGAAATTCTACGAATCTAGTTATAAAAGTTAATACACTCGATATCATCACTATCTACTCTCACACAACCATAAGAATTTGATAGAGTTATAAGTCAACAAAGCCCCAAGGAAAATGCAAGAGAGGGGTTCGTTCATACTTTCTAATGATGCTTCTATAGTGGTGGAGGGGTTCACACTTGGACATCGGCGACGACACAATGCTGATGAGAACATGATGGCGATGAAAGCACCACGACAACAACCGCAATAGAggtaaagaaaatgagaaagcaagagaggTAAGGAGGGCAAGGCACGTGGAGGTTCTACGAGTAAGGGCAAGGCACGCGAGATCTCTAGTGAATTGGAACTGaggttttaatttttagattgaTCATTACAATGACGGTTAtccaaaattgtctttaaactCATCCTATCTATGACAATTTTCACCAAAATCGTCGTCGTATTGAATGTCTTTACAACAATTTTAGAAAAAACCATCATTCCATAAATTACATAATTGCCATCGGCCAAGATTTGAAGATGATTTTGGTACAATTGTCATTGTCCCAGCATCATTAAAAGCTTTATTTGTAGTAGtgtttaaatttagaaaaattatatatttttagaatttatgaaataagattgtttgttgaaaattttattctgtaaaaagtatatatcattattaagaaactttttttttttacagaaaacagGCCTAGAccatttcattaataataatcaAAGATTGAATCCAATTTGGAACAACTACTAGAGATATAAGTATCAAATTTAGCAGACAGAGCAAGATTATGAGTTACCTATTGGATAaatggcctcaataacttaagaggggaggggtgaattaagtttcaaaattccCACTAACATACTTTTAACCCCCTCCCCCCCTTTTAAattgataggcttagaatgtataagaagaataagaagtaatcaatttaacaatgttcttttaaacgtgcaaggaaaaattgattacaataacataaatgagataagggaaaagagaaatgcaaattcgatttatactggttcggtcacgcCCTGtgtctacgtccagtcctcaagcaacccacttgagattttttactatctttgtaaaaatcctttttacaacttccGAACATCCAAAGAATCCCTTTTCCTTGTGctcaggaaactcacaattcaagagacaaccaatctcttgattacaattgacttttTAAGAAGAACAGAAAGacttctctcctttagagtggataaaACAATTCGAAGTTcttggatgaactctcaatagatttgcaagtgtttgcctaagagttgttgagagagcatttgacaacgaAGTTCTTTTAGAATatttctctcttgctttttgaagtcagacacacatatatatgggtccttcgtgccttttcaaaatggtttgaagagatgtgtcttttcaaaaagctttttctaaaaaattttcactggtaatcgattacaggtttctagtaatcgattacacagttatattttgaaggatcatgacttttcaaattgaatttcaagagttatgctgctggtaatcgattacacatcagtggtaattgattacacattcaaaattcaaatttcaaacccttTTAAGAAGTTGCTTTGcaaacttgtcttctggtaatcgattacactgtttggtaatcaattaccagagccttgacatgttggaaacaatgtgttttaaGGAAAAAGCTGATCTTGAatgaatcttgaagcaatgcttgtttgttgaagtaaccttttcttaatcttgaagcaatatttaaactttgaatgtttgttgaagtgatCTTAAAAAcaatcttgtttgattattctttgacatcatcaaaatcacgTATTCATACATTTACATTACCAAATTGACCTATCTCTATACAAACTTTACACTAAAGTTTGGTATATTACAAAAACCTTTTAAAcacattatttgttaaaataaaattcaacaatcttatttcataataaccaaatgaatattttttcctattttctattatctaatttgaaattcaaaataagttTTGAAACTGGTCTCatttcaaaactaattttgaactttaaactaattttaatccaaatagctagttttaaaatttggttttaaaacATGAAGTAATTTTCAACCCAATTTAAAACCATAATCATGATATAGTGACTTTCCAAAATCATAGTTTCCAAATCTTTGGaaaccctaattttttttatttaatttgattttttttttacaatttgttAACCCTGAAAATTGCAAACACTTCCGAAAAAGAGTTTATACCTatcaaaacaataattttattaagaaataaattattttttaagtatgaggcataaaatttgtattaattgtaagttcttttttatcaataaaataattataattttaaagttaaaagaaTTGTCtaagtattaattaaaatagcTTTAGTCTcgctctttttgttttcttattgtaCATCTCGGTTAGACTTTGTTGGTACAGCTTGTACCATTGGTTTCGTTATCAATAATATTGTTTTTGCcttgttcataaaaaaaaatattcatgttCATTATAATAGTTTTTGTATAAATGGTTTCTATAGTGATTTTAATGCTAACATTTCggtagttataattttttataacaatgattttaATAGTAATTTCAGTAGAAAGTGAGATTAGATAAAAGTAAAGTTTAGAGATAGAATAAATGGAgattgaaaacaaataaaagtttagataaatGCAGAAAATGTTTAAAGCATTTTAATCCTTATCAAAGTAAATTTTCGTTATTTTTAActgtcaaaacaaaaaataataaataaaattaatatcacaTCAATATTTAAGGGTGATTTTTAATGgcaaggactaaaaaattaacGGAATAAAAGTTAAATGACTAAAAGTGAGAACTGAAActtaataattaacaatttggagtattaaataaataatataagtcctaattattaattagtaattaaataaatataaatgattgCATTTAACTCATATATAAATGCTTTAATTgagcaaaataatataaattttaaattaaagtatgattaaataataattaaaaatatttaattatttaatttatattaacatattttcataacccttaaattatttatttattttacaattaattattCAGAATGCTGTTCAATTAAAgttttaattgtaaattatctttaaataattaatgacattttttaattgtattaaatatatataattatttattaatatatattttctgatttaaaaaaatataatcataaaattatatataatgcataaaattaaaaagtaaccgttaaaattataagaaaaaattaaaatcaataaaagcATAATATACCTTATACAATATGATCTTCGacaatatgattaaataatatttaagacaATATTTCCATTTAattcatattcaaatattttcataaatttttacttaatattaattatattattgtattCCCCCATGAACAACCCAATTGAATGTTGAGTGAAATTATCCCTAGGGTTTGCACCTATAGAAGGCCAGCCCACTTGAAGCATTTCTTCAAAACTGAGTTAGCAAAATAACAAGTGTTTCGCTGATTCATCTTCTTCATGGCAGAAGGAGCAAGAAAAATTCAATCTCAGTAACCCCACATATCCCTCTTCCTCAAGTTGCATTTAGATGCAAGTCTATCATGTAGCACCCTCCATGCTAGAAATGCCACACTGGATGGAACCTTAATCTGCCACAGCTTCTTAAACAAGGGTACTACTTCCTCCTCCGCACTTCCATTCATGATCACTTAACAAGTTTGAGAGAGATAAACAGTCAAATGAAACGTTATTCgttttggttttttgttttttttttttttttgcaatgcaAAAgggtaattatattaatatatgtaaCTGTAGGTAAACTGTCACAAGAAGTAGCAGCTACCATACATGAGATCAAACGTTATTCGTTATAGTGCTCTGGCGGCTTTTAAGTTTTAGTCCGATAGATTATGACATTTCACTTAACAACATAACATAATGACATTGCTAAATAGAATAACGTACAATCTCGTTTTATTCATCTCTTTAgaataagataaatataaaattatttttccaattCGGCTAAAAAAAAGTAACTCTATCACACGTATTTAAATAATCTTAATAAGGTTTTCTTTTGGTAAATACattttttctctcctattttttttcaatttacaatttaattcttaatataCACTATTTGggactttctctctttttttaatttaaaatattataaaatataagcattatattatataatttttttaattgattttaaaattacttatttattaaattaaattttataattttgttttttaatttttttaaagaaaaaatatacacaagctataaagtgaaaggttcgggttGTTACTAACATACACAAAATCAATCTTGTTAAAGGTGTGCTTATGAAATTCTAATCAACATATCGTGTATCATGTCAGATCAAGTTCTAATTGTAGTCAAGTTTATATTTTCTCAtgattttaaagactaaaatagtAACTAACAAGCTCATAGAAATTAATGAATTAGAGAAGAATGAGATAGAAGAGAAAGAGGGGGAAAAATAGAACTTGAGAGAGAGAACAGACAGGGacggagagagagaaaatgcaaaAGGGTAATAAAGATAAGGGGTAAGTTTGGAagaaaaaacaactttaaaaatttaagcTCAAGTAAAATTTTTTTAGGACTGGTCTAATTAACCCAAGtcaaaataagattaaataattCATCTTCGCCAATAGAATTTAGATCAttatcttatattaattttataattatcatatttaatatgttattttttattttttttcatatcatttatgtataattaaaattttagaatcattaattaaatggttaataattgaaattatactaaaatacataaatatatataaaaaatttaaaaaatattaaaatattgataattatttttcattaattatagaATCTATATTCTTTATTCAATTTAgggaaatatttatcataaaaaaatttaggtaaatattttttatttactttaaccttagaaaaattaattttaattgattgaaatatataaaaattaaatttaggtaAATAGctctcatttttataattaattaaaaaatattaattattaagattttaatattttataattttattacatatattaatgttttttggtataatttttagttattagtaactttaagtaattaataattataaaatattaattttataccaaaatgatttaaaagataattaatgatATGAAAGAGAAATTAGAAATGACATATCAAATGCGATAATCTACTTCTTTCCGTGTCATTACTCgtaataacttcttttttttttttagttttatctcCTTTTCCGCACCAATGACGGAGGGTGACACTATTACCAATTCGGTAACAGTAAAACACTAAAAGCTGCTCTGAAGGCCCgaactttttctttataaagaGTTCTAGAATTCTGAATTTCTATGTAGCTCCATTCATATCACGAAATTCACGATGGAGGACCATGACGACCAAACTCACCCACTTCTCACGCGGCGACACCACACACCAGACTCCTCCGCCGTCGTCTTCACGGCGACATCCGATGATATCGCTCCGATAGGCGGCGCCGGCGACTTCGCCAGAGAGTTCTTCGCCGAGTCGAAGAAGCTCTGGTACCTCGCCGGCCCTGCCATCTTCACCTCCGTCTGCCAGTACTCCCTCGGCGGCGTCACCCAAGTCTTCTCCGGCCACGTCAACACCCTCGCCCTCGCCGCCGTCTCTGTCGAAAACTCCGTCATCGCCGGCTTCAGCCTAGGCATCACGGTACGTAATGACACCGAGTTATTATTTACATATACTCATTTGGTCTCTTCACACGTACAATTTCTGCGTTTTAATTCGCCACATGCACTTCTGTAATTCATTgtagtctttaattttaaaagacagATATTAAAACAGAATAAAAACTACTATATACATAAAAACTAAAacgaataattttttagtttaaaatggTATAAGTATAgagatcaaattaatataaccAACAAATGTTAAACTAGTTGATAAAAAActgattcatataaaaaaaaaaagaatgagttTAATCTTTGTCATTGATgtaaaaattttattagttgataatctctgtaattactcttttttttttgaatcttaAGGTTTGCTTGATGAACTATCAGACTTTAAcccatttaaattttctttaataaaaaaagaggtcaAATGAATATTGAATGTATTCTACAACATAAAATGTTTTTCTACTCATCATCAAGAATGATTCAAAATTCTGTACTTTACATATTTATACAATTGATTCTTGAGTTTTCAAAATAGTGTAAAGTGTTCCTAATCATTGATATTTGACTCACAGTGTCAACAATCGCAGCAAAATTAACCACAATTGTGATCATAACGGTCTGTAATTTAGAACCACAATAATAAACCTAAAGACTACTTGAATATAATTAAGGCTAAAAGTGTAGTTttcttgagaatttttttactgaaacagtaaaaaatttctcaaaaacaTCTTGTATCCAAACAGGCCTAACACGTACAATTAAACTACTTACTCACTTTTGGATTATTGCAACAAAATTAATCGATCACAACGGTGATCATAAGTGTAATCTAGAACCATGATAATAAACTTTTGGAtacaagattaaaaatatttttgagagcTATTCTATTAGAAAAAGTTCTATATTGTCtgtaaaaaaattctcaaaaacaCCTTATATTCAAAGAGGCCTAACATGTGATTAAACTACTTACCCACTTGTGAACTTACCGCGCAGTTTGGAATGGGAAGCGCGTTGGAAACGCTATGTGGACAAGCTTACGGAGCGGGGCAAGTGCACATGCTGGGAGTGTACATGCAGCGCTCGTGGGTGATTCTGAACGCCACCGCGATCCTGCTGTCGCTCCTCTACATCTTCGCGGGGCATATGCTTAGAGCTATAGGGCAGACGGAGGCGATTTCGGCGGCGGCGGGGGAGTTCGCGTTGTGGATGATCCCGCAGCTGTTCGCGTACGCGGTGAACTACCCGGCGCAGAAGTTCCTGCAGGCGCAAAGCAGGATCATGGTGATGGCGTGGATCGCGGCGGCGGCGCTGGTGCTGCACACTTTGTTCAGCTGGTTGCTCATTCTGGAGTTCGGGTGGGGTCTCGTCGGCGCCGCCGTGGTGCTGAACGCGTCGTGGTGGTTCATCGACATTGCACAGCTCGTTTATATAGTGAGTGGGGCCTGTGGGGAGGCTTGGTCCGGATTTACCTTCAAAGCCTTTCACAATCTCTGGGGCTTCGTTCGTCTCTCTCTTGCCTCTGCTGTCATGCTCTGGTTTGTCAacatttcttttcccttttcttattttctttttctttatcggTAAAAATATGGAATACATAATACTCATATAGTCTGAGTTGAGATGCCtggttatttaaattattttaaattctcttaaactcctttaatattaatttttcatttattatatgataACTATTTCAACATAGAGTAttataatagtaatttttttatttactcagaggatgtttgttttaaaatataggtTTAATTATCTATTTAGTTTGTATAGTAGTTTTTAAActaattcattttaattcatagttaataaatatattttttagttcctaaaatttatattttaattttcaaaaaaattttataattaaatttttttaatcaacggCAGGgatctttcaaaaaattaaaatataaattta contains:
- the LOC100790131 gene encoding protein DETOXIFICATION 29, which translates into the protein MEDHDDQTHPLLTRRHHTPDSSAVVFTATSDDIAPIGGAGDFAREFFAESKKLWYLAGPAIFTSVCQYSLGGVTQVFSGHVNTLALAAVSVENSVIAGFSLGITFGMGSALETLCGQAYGAGQVHMLGVYMQRSWVILNATAILLSLLYIFAGHMLRAIGQTEAISAAAGEFALWMIPQLFAYAVNYPAQKFLQAQSRIMVMAWIAAAALVLHTLFSWLLILEFGWGLVGAAVVLNASWWFIDIAQLVYIVSGACGEAWSGFTFKAFHNLWGFVRLSLASAVMLCLEVWYFMALVLFAGYLKNAEVSVDALSICMNILGWTIMVSFGMNAAVSVRVSHELGASHPRTAKF